One region of Micromonospora lupini genomic DNA includes:
- a CDS encoding YlxR family protein: protein MVRRAQPERTCVGCRQRAPASELLRVVAIGDEAGHSLRPDPRRRLPGRGANMHPDPACFALAVRRRAFGRALRITEVLDHGVLAEHVDAPTTTSGQPDRARVASRVGRPT from the coding sequence GTGGTACGACGCGCGCAGCCGGAGCGCACCTGTGTGGGTTGCCGGCAACGTGCGCCGGCCAGCGAATTGCTGCGGGTCGTCGCGATCGGGGACGAGGCTGGTCACAGCCTCCGGCCTGATCCGCGCCGCAGGCTGCCGGGTCGGGGAGCGAACATGCACCCGGATCCGGCCTGCTTCGCGCTGGCGGTGCGGCGCCGCGCCTTCGGGCGAGCGCTGCGCATCACCGAGGTCCTCGACCACGGTGTGCTGGCAGAGCACGTCGATGCGCCAACCACTACGTCCGGTCAGCCCGACCGGGCGAGGGTCGCTAGCAGGGTAGGACGACCGACATGA
- the nusA gene encoding transcription termination factor NusA — protein sequence MNIDLAALRALEREREIPFDTILAAIETALLTAYRHTDGAEPHARVEIDRKSGAALVYAQEMDDDGSLVREWDDTPHDFGRIAAMTAKQVILQRLREATDEVHFGEYVGREGDLVTGVVQAHETRTEKGIVSVDLGKLEGVLPQSEQVPGERYAHGERVRCVVVHVAKGMRGPQITLSRSHPALVKKLFALEVPEIADGTVEIGAIAREAGHRTKIAVRSTTPGVNAKGACIGPMGQRVRAVMSELHGEKIDIIDWSDDPATFVGNALSPAKALRVEVVDLAGRAARVTVPDFQLSLAIGREGQNARLAARLTGWRIDIRSDAEQTTPAARGAAEPVREPGGAISGS from the coding sequence GTGAACATCGACCTCGCGGCGCTGCGCGCACTCGAGCGCGAGCGGGAGATCCCGTTCGACACGATTCTCGCGGCGATCGAGACCGCGTTGCTGACCGCCTATCGGCACACCGACGGCGCCGAGCCGCACGCCCGGGTGGAGATCGACCGCAAGTCCGGCGCGGCCCTGGTGTACGCGCAGGAGATGGACGACGACGGCTCCCTGGTGCGCGAGTGGGACGACACCCCGCACGACTTCGGCCGGATCGCCGCGATGACCGCCAAGCAGGTGATCCTCCAGCGTCTGCGGGAGGCCACCGACGAGGTGCACTTCGGCGAGTACGTGGGTCGCGAGGGTGACCTGGTCACCGGCGTGGTGCAGGCGCACGAGACCCGTACCGAGAAGGGCATCGTCAGCGTCGACCTGGGCAAGCTGGAGGGTGTGCTGCCGCAGTCCGAGCAGGTGCCCGGCGAGCGGTACGCGCACGGCGAGCGGGTCCGGTGCGTGGTGGTGCACGTGGCCAAGGGCATGCGCGGGCCGCAGATCACCCTGTCCCGGTCGCACCCGGCCCTGGTCAAGAAGCTGTTCGCGCTGGAGGTCCCGGAGATCGCCGACGGCACTGTGGAGATCGGCGCGATCGCCCGTGAGGCAGGTCACCGTACGAAGATCGCCGTCCGCTCCACGACCCCCGGCGTGAACGCCAAGGGCGCCTGCATCGGCCCGATGGGCCAGCGGGTGCGCGCGGTGATGAGCGAGCTGCACGGTGAGAAGATCGACATCATCGACTGGTCGGACGACCCGGCCACCTTCGTCGGCAATGCGTTGTCGCCGGCCAAGGCGCTGCGTGTCGAGGTGGTGGATCTGGCCGGCCGGGCCGCTCGGGTGACGGTCCCGGATTTCCAGCTCTCGCTCGCCATCGGCCGCGAGGGGCAGAATGCCCGACTCGCTGCCCGGTTGACCGGTTGGCGGATCGACATCCGGTCCGACGCGGAGCAGACCACGCCGGCCGCGCGCGGCGCGGCCGAGCCCGTGCGGGAGCCGGGCGGAGCGATCTCGGGCAGCTAG
- the rimP gene encoding ribosome maturation factor RimP: MTQRGRATRSTGRPRDGAGARGPRDAAGPRGGGDLAARRTRLRAVIEPVVNGAGYDLEDLSVSRAGRRHVVRVIVDRDGGIDLDAVADVSRAVSSALDAAEESGGDILAGEYQLEVSSPGVDRPLTLPRHWRRNVGRLVKVTVRGAVALPGQRGEQPSGDRQLTGRVVGADDEGVRLETDDGQTLWAYAQLGPGRVQVEFTRLAELGEPEDEFDDADETDEIDDSDDIDDEDDVEDEER, encoded by the coding sequence ATGACGCAGCGTGGCCGTGCCACCAGGTCGACGGGTCGACCCCGCGACGGCGCGGGCGCCCGCGGTCCGCGCGACGCCGCCGGTCCGCGCGGCGGCGGTGACCTCGCCGCACGGCGTACCCGGTTGCGGGCCGTGATCGAGCCGGTGGTCAACGGCGCCGGCTACGACCTGGAGGACCTGTCGGTCTCCCGGGCCGGCCGCCGACACGTGGTGCGGGTGATCGTGGACCGCGACGGTGGGATCGACCTGGACGCCGTCGCGGACGTCTCCCGCGCCGTCTCCAGCGCCCTGGACGCCGCGGAGGAGTCCGGCGGCGACATTCTCGCTGGGGAATACCAGCTCGAGGTCAGTTCGCCGGGCGTGGACCGACCGCTCACCCTGCCCCGGCACTGGCGGCGCAATGTGGGCCGGCTGGTCAAGGTCACCGTCCGGGGCGCGGTCGCGCTGCCCGGCCAGCGCGGCGAGCAGCCCTCCGGCGACCGCCAGCTGACCGGCCGGGTGGTCGGGGCCGACGACGAGGGCGTGCGGCTGGAGACCGACGACGGCCAGACCCTGTGGGCGTACGCCCAGCTGGGCCCGGGCCGGGTGCAGGTCGAGTTCACCCGCCTCGCCGAGCTGGGTGAGCCGGAGGACGAGTTCGACGACGCGGACGAGACCGACGAGATCGACGATTCAGACGACATCGACGACGAAGATGATGTGGAGGACGAGGAGAGGTGA
- a CDS encoding ferritin-like domain-containing protein has product MRQPTAGEALAAVLSAEYAAIYAYGRIGVRLTGAARESAHQAEAAHRRRRDALVVQLSTTGGTVPPGRAGYALPFPVTDRASALRLAVEVEERTAAHWRAALASTTGPDRDQALAALVEYAVRATRWRKTAGVTPPTVAFPGRPT; this is encoded by the coding sequence GTGAGGCAGCCGACCGCTGGGGAGGCGCTCGCCGCAGTCCTCTCCGCCGAGTACGCGGCCATCTACGCCTACGGGCGGATCGGCGTCCGGCTCACCGGGGCGGCGCGCGAATCCGCACACCAGGCGGAGGCCGCCCACCGACGCCGGCGCGACGCGCTCGTGGTGCAGCTCAGCACCACCGGGGGCACCGTTCCGCCGGGGCGGGCCGGGTACGCGCTGCCGTTCCCCGTCACCGACCGGGCGAGCGCGTTGCGGCTGGCAGTCGAGGTGGAGGAGCGCACGGCGGCGCACTGGCGGGCCGCGCTGGCGTCCACCACCGGCCCCGACCGCGACCAGGCGCTTGCCGCCCTCGTCGAGTACGCCGTACGGGCCACGCGGTGGCGCAAGACCGCCGGTGTGACACCGCCGACTGTCGCATTTCCCGGCCGCCCGACCTGA
- a CDS encoding PadR family transcriptional regulator: protein MSIRHGLLALLERGQMYGYQLRAAFEESTGSTWPLNIGQVYTTLSRLERDGLVRPLPESEAGQRPYEITDAGRADLALWFATPISRNDRPRDELAIKLALALTTPGVDVRSVVQAQRSATMRTLQELTRLKYGSDRPEDLPWRLVLDSMVFQAEAEVRWLDHCESSLVRHQPNRPTPPPPRPPDGGASDGARWADEEARR, encoded by the coding sequence ATGTCCATCCGTCACGGGCTGCTCGCCCTCCTCGAGCGCGGCCAGATGTACGGCTACCAGCTGCGCGCCGCATTCGAGGAGTCGACCGGCTCGACGTGGCCGCTGAACATCGGGCAGGTCTACACCACGCTGTCCCGGCTGGAACGGGACGGTCTGGTGCGCCCGCTGCCGGAGAGCGAGGCCGGGCAGCGCCCGTACGAGATCACCGACGCCGGCCGGGCGGACCTCGCGCTGTGGTTCGCCACCCCGATCAGCCGCAACGACAGGCCCCGCGACGAGCTGGCGATCAAACTGGCCCTGGCGCTCACCACCCCCGGAGTGGACGTCCGCTCGGTGGTGCAGGCCCAGCGCAGCGCGACGATGCGCACGCTGCAGGAGTTGACCCGGTTGAAGTACGGCAGTGACCGCCCGGAGGACCTGCCGTGGCGACTGGTGCTGGACTCGATGGTGTTCCAGGCCGAGGCCGAGGTGCGGTGGCTGGACCACTGCGAGAGCAGCCTGGTCCGGCACCAGCCCAACCGGCCGACGCCGCCCCCACCCCGGCCGCCCGACGGCGGGGCGTCCGACGGCGCGCGGTGGGCCGACGAGGAGGCGCGACGGTGA
- a CDS encoding ABC transporter ATP-binding protein, whose product MSGPDDAVLELRAVHRTHGAGPAAVHALRGVSLVVRPGELVAVMGPSGSGKSTLLALAGGLDRPTRGDVRVEGQPLGALDRRGLAQLRRRRIGYIFQQLNLLASLSALENVALPLELDGIGGRRARAAALAALTEVGLPALGDRFPDQLSGGQQQRVAIARALVGERRLVLADEPTGALDSQTGEAVLHLLRRRVDAGAAGILVTHEARHAGWADRVVFLRDGVLVDTTAPLGSVEQLLSGSDS is encoded by the coding sequence GTGAGCGGACCGGACGACGCGGTGCTGGAGCTGCGCGCCGTCCACCGCACCCATGGCGCCGGCCCGGCGGCGGTCCACGCGCTGCGCGGTGTCAGCCTGGTCGTCCGGCCGGGCGAACTGGTCGCCGTGATGGGTCCGTCCGGCTCGGGCAAGTCGACGCTGCTGGCCCTCGCCGGTGGGCTGGACCGCCCGACCCGCGGCGACGTCCGGGTCGAGGGCCAGCCGCTCGGGGCGTTGGATCGCCGTGGGCTGGCCCAGCTGCGCCGCCGCCGCATCGGTTACATCTTCCAGCAGCTCAACCTGCTGGCCAGCCTGAGCGCGTTGGAGAACGTCGCGCTCCCGCTGGAACTCGACGGCATCGGCGGCCGACGGGCCCGCGCGGCGGCCCTGGCCGCGCTTACCGAGGTGGGCCTTCCGGCGCTCGGTGACCGCTTCCCCGACCAGCTCTCCGGTGGTCAGCAGCAGCGGGTCGCGATCGCCCGCGCGCTTGTCGGCGAGCGGCGGCTGGTGCTCGCCGACGAACCCACCGGGGCGCTTGACTCGCAGACCGGCGAGGCGGTGCTGCACCTGCTGCGCCGCCGGGTCGACGCGGGCGCCGCAGGCATCCTCGTCACCCACGAGGCGCGCCACGCCGGCTGGGCCGACCGGGTGGTGTTCCTGCGCGACGGCGTGCTTGTCGACACGACGGCACCCCTGGGCAGCGTCGAGCAACTGCTGTCCGGAAGCGACAGTTGA
- a CDS encoding FtsX-like permease family protein, translating to MDRAPPGRRRFAELAGSWRAALRIARRESRRARRRTALVLAMIALPVLVLAFLAASYDMAELTPQERVDRRLGVADAELRWVAETPVVQDEGGDGWYSRDGGQAQAGRTVTAAEVTALLGPRSRATEIRAGSPVTVRGPRGDETLAGRILDLTDPLARSLVRFRSGRAPQQPGEVAVSPVALRRLDVRLGEAVATADGTRAYTVVGVVEFPDDLGPVVVLHPAAVGRADPQTDIRWLVDVPGGVDEAMMSRLNDHGVVVAPRHLPASTTSSRSWFGDADTTDLSTGVLIAGLGLLEVVLLVGPAFAVGVRRRRRDLALVAVAGGDAAQLRRIVLADGVVLGVLGAVAGLLLGVGAAFAGRPLVEQYVFGARFGGYRCWPLALLVLGGVAVLAGVLAALAPAWTAARQDVTAGLAGRRTPPRSRARALTLGLALVVGGAALAAIGATRTSSPVILTGLILGELGLVCCTPTLIGVLARLGRVLPLAPRIALRDASRNRAAAAPAICAVMAAVASSVALGGYLASDGARDARAYRPELPPGHVLVAPDQSTRHPGPTLAQIDGTARARLGATAVAVVRTAACPSAEEPGGYCYVAPELPPDRVCPWQPGDDLSAAQRRQARADPRCQGRDVDYYGDYVETLVDDGSALPLLTGADPTVTADAATVLRSGGVVVTDPRYLHDGHVTVQVNEALGGSDELTTSTIELPGYALPAAVGSPRLLLSPSATRRLALKPVEAGWVVATPAPPGQREQERFTADLRAFGTFSLNVAQGTATRDDSPLLLLLAAAAGVITVGAAGIATALAAAEGRAELSTLAAVGAAPAVRRLLAICQAGVIAGLGSVLGIVAGLGTAAIVLFSANREYATAWPVQEPFPYLVPWPALGVLVLVPVVAMLGAGLFTRARLPIERRLD from the coding sequence GTGGACCGTGCGCCTCCCGGCCGGCGACGGTTCGCCGAACTGGCCGGCTCCTGGCGGGCGGCGCTGCGGATCGCCCGACGGGAGTCGCGCCGGGCGCGTCGGCGTACCGCCCTGGTGCTCGCGATGATCGCCCTGCCGGTTCTGGTGCTGGCCTTCCTGGCCGCGAGCTACGACATGGCGGAGCTGACCCCGCAGGAGCGTGTCGACCGCCGCCTCGGCGTCGCCGACGCGGAGCTGCGGTGGGTGGCCGAGACCCCTGTCGTCCAGGACGAGGGGGGCGACGGCTGGTATTCCCGGGACGGCGGCCAGGCGCAGGCCGGCCGGACGGTCACCGCCGCAGAGGTGACCGCGTTGCTCGGCCCCCGCAGCCGGGCCACCGAGATCCGCGCCGGGAGCCCGGTGACGGTGCGGGGCCCGCGAGGCGACGAGACCCTGGCTGGGCGGATCCTCGACCTCACCGACCCGCTGGCCCGAAGCCTGGTGCGGTTCCGGTCCGGGAGGGCGCCGCAGCAGCCCGGCGAGGTCGCCGTGAGCCCTGTGGCGCTGCGCCGCCTGGACGTACGCCTGGGCGAGGCCGTGGCCACCGCCGACGGGACGAGGGCGTACACGGTGGTCGGGGTGGTCGAGTTTCCCGACGACCTCGGCCCGGTGGTGGTGCTGCACCCGGCGGCCGTCGGCCGGGCCGATCCACAGACGGACATCCGCTGGCTGGTCGACGTGCCCGGCGGCGTCGACGAGGCCATGATGTCGCGGCTCAACGACCACGGGGTGGTGGTCGCGCCCCGCCACCTGCCCGCTTCGACGACGTCGTCCCGGTCCTGGTTCGGCGACGCCGACACCACCGACCTGAGCACCGGGGTGCTGATCGCCGGCCTGGGGTTGCTCGAGGTCGTGCTGCTGGTCGGGCCCGCGTTCGCCGTCGGGGTTCGCCGTCGGCGCCGGGACCTGGCGCTGGTCGCGGTGGCCGGCGGGGACGCGGCCCAACTGCGTCGGATCGTGCTCGCCGACGGGGTGGTGCTGGGTGTGCTGGGCGCCGTGGCCGGGTTGCTGCTCGGTGTCGGCGCGGCGTTCGCCGGCCGTCCGCTCGTGGAGCAGTACGTCTTCGGCGCCCGCTTCGGCGGGTACCGCTGTTGGCCCCTTGCCCTGCTCGTGCTCGGCGGGGTCGCGGTGCTGGCCGGGGTGCTGGCCGCGCTGGCGCCGGCCTGGACCGCGGCCCGGCAGGACGTCACCGCCGGGCTCGCCGGCCGACGTACCCCGCCCCGGTCCCGGGCCCGCGCGCTGACCCTCGGGTTGGCGCTTGTGGTCGGTGGGGCGGCGCTCGCGGCGATCGGGGCCACCCGGACGTCGTCGCCGGTGATCCTGACCGGCCTGATCCTCGGTGAGCTGGGCCTGGTCTGTTGCACGCCCACGTTGATCGGTGTGCTCGCCCGCCTCGGCCGGGTGCTGCCGCTGGCGCCCCGCATCGCGCTGCGCGACGCCAGCCGCAACCGGGCCGCCGCGGCGCCGGCCATCTGCGCCGTCATGGCGGCGGTGGCCAGCAGCGTCGCGCTCGGCGGATACCTGGCAAGCGACGGTGCCCGAGACGCCCGCGCCTATCGGCCTGAGCTGCCCCCCGGCCACGTCCTGGTCGCCCCGGACCAGTCGACCCGGCATCCCGGCCCCACGCTGGCCCAGATCGACGGCACCGCGCGAGCGCGTCTCGGCGCCACCGCGGTCGCCGTGGTACGGACGGCAGCCTGCCCATCGGCCGAGGAGCCGGGCGGCTACTGCTACGTGGCGCCCGAGCTGCCGCCCGACCGGGTCTGCCCCTGGCAGCCCGGCGACGATCTGTCAGCGGCGCAGCGCCGGCAGGCCCGGGCCGATCCGCGCTGCCAGGGCCGCGACGTGGACTACTACGGGGACTACGTGGAGACGCTTGTGGACGACGGCAGCGCGCTGCCGCTGCTCACCGGCGCTGACCCGACGGTCACGGCCGATGCCGCGACGGTGCTGCGCTCCGGGGGTGTGGTGGTGACCGACCCGCGCTACCTGCACGACGGCCACGTGACGGTGCAGGTGAACGAAGCTCTGGGCGGGTCCGACGAGTTGACCACCAGCACGATCGAGCTGCCCGGGTACGCGCTGCCGGCGGCTGTCGGCTCGCCGCGCCTGCTGCTGTCCCCGTCCGCCACCCGACGCCTCGCCCTGAAACCGGTCGAGGCCGGTTGGGTGGTCGCCACCCCGGCGCCGCCCGGCCAGCGCGAGCAGGAGCGCTTCACCGCCGACCTGCGGGCCTTCGGGACGTTCTCCCTCAACGTGGCCCAGGGCACCGCCACGCGCGACGACTCACCGCTGTTGCTGCTGCTCGCCGCGGCGGCCGGCGTGATCACGGTGGGCGCGGCCGGGATCGCCACGGCGCTCGCCGCCGCCGAGGGCCGCGCCGAACTGTCCACCCTCGCGGCGGTCGGCGCTGCCCCTGCGGTACGCCGACTGCTGGCGATCTGTCAGGCCGGGGTGATCGCCGGTCTCGGTTCGGTGCTCGGCATCGTGGCCGGACTCGGCACCGCGGCGATCGTGCTGTTCTCGGCCAACCGGGAGTACGCCACGGCCTGGCCTGTGCAGGAGCCGTTTCCGTACCTGGTGCCGTGGCCGGCGCTCGGCGTGCTGGTGCTGGTGCCGGTGGTGGCGATGCTCGGCGCGGGCCTGTTCACGCGTGCCCGGCTGCCGATCGAACGTCGGCTGGACTAG
- a CDS encoding nitroreductase/quinone reductase family protein — protein MSAIATLTRRLGHHRWFGAAARLLVPADRIVGRLTRGRVVALGVLPSLVITTTGRRSGKPRSNPLLYVTDGDAYVVIGSNWGQTHQPGWAMNLLADPAAEVDVKGRRFPVRADPATGAERDRLWRLLVTEWPAYRTYVERAGGREIRIFRLVPTGRDASAGPPSAG, from the coding sequence GTGTCAGCGATCGCAACCCTCACCCGTCGACTCGGCCACCACCGCTGGTTCGGGGCGGCCGCCCGCCTGCTGGTCCCCGCCGACCGGATCGTCGGCCGGCTCACCCGGGGTCGGGTGGTCGCGCTTGGTGTGCTCCCGTCCCTCGTCATCACCACGACCGGTCGCCGCTCGGGCAAGCCGCGCAGCAATCCGCTGCTCTACGTGACCGACGGCGACGCGTACGTGGTGATCGGCTCCAACTGGGGGCAGACCCACCAGCCCGGTTGGGCGATGAACCTGCTCGCCGACCCGGCCGCCGAGGTGGACGTGAAGGGTCGCCGGTTTCCGGTGCGGGCCGACCCGGCCACCGGTGCCGAACGGGACCGCCTGTGGCGCCTGCTGGTCACCGAGTGGCCGGCGTACCGCACGTACGTCGAGCGGGCCGGGGGCAGGGAGATCCGCATCTTCCGGCTGGTGCCGACCGGGCGCGACGCGTCGGCCGGCCCTCCGTCGGCTGGCTAG
- a CDS encoding VIT1/CCC1 transporter family protein — protein MTDTPAALREAHHADVTGGWLRPAVFGAMDGLVTNIALIAGVGGGGVSPHSIVLTGSAGLVAGAISMGLGEYTSVRSANEQVAAEVAKERRELERHPEAEARELADAWVARGLPRDLATQVAEAVRRDPEEALRVHVREELGVDPDDQPSPWAAAISSFLFFSVGALIPLLPYLLGATVLWLALVVGGFGLFAAGAVVARFTNRPWWTSGLRQLLLGAAAAGATYLIGSLIGVQGGL, from the coding sequence GTGACCGACACCCCCGCGGCACTGCGCGAGGCACACCACGCGGACGTCACGGGCGGCTGGCTGCGCCCGGCCGTCTTCGGCGCGATGGACGGGCTGGTCACCAACATCGCCCTCATCGCCGGCGTCGGCGGCGGTGGCGTGTCACCGCACAGCATCGTGCTGACCGGGTCCGCCGGCCTGGTGGCCGGTGCGATCTCGATGGGGCTCGGCGAGTACACGAGCGTGCGCTCGGCCAACGAACAGGTCGCCGCCGAGGTCGCCAAGGAACGCCGCGAGCTGGAACGGCACCCCGAGGCGGAGGCCCGCGAGCTGGCGGACGCCTGGGTGGCCCGCGGCCTGCCCCGCGACCTCGCCACCCAGGTCGCCGAGGCGGTACGACGGGACCCGGAGGAGGCGCTGCGGGTGCACGTCCGCGAGGAGTTGGGCGTCGACCCCGACGACCAGCCGAGCCCCTGGGCGGCGGCGATCTCCTCGTTCCTGTTCTTCTCGGTGGGTGCGCTGATCCCGCTGTTGCCCTACCTGCTCGGCGCCACCGTGCTCTGGCTGGCACTTGTCGTCGGCGGGTTCGGCCTGTTCGCCGCCGGCGCCGTGGTGGCCCGGTTCACCAACCGACCCTGGTGGACCAGCGGCCTGCGCCAACTACTGCTGGGCGCCGCCGCTGCCGGCGCCACCTACCTGATCGGCTCGCTGATCGGAGTGCAGGGCGGGCTGTGA
- the map gene encoding type I methionyl aminopeptidase, whose translation MTVRPPLTPGTLSPMRQVPAHIPRPEYVGKKGPQQWRGSHVQTPETIEKMRIASRLAAQATQLAGEHCKPGVTTDEIDRLVHEFLCDHDAYPSTLGYRGYPKSCCTSVNEVICHGIPDSTVLTDGDIINVDVTAYIGGVHGDTDATFCVGEVSEEARLLVERTHEAMMRGIRAVAPGRQINVVGRVIESYAKRFGYGVVRDFTGHGIGETFHSGLYVPHYDSPRPTDIMEPGMTFTIEPMITLGTYQYDMWDDGWTVVTKDRRWTAQFEHTIVVTDDGHEILTLP comes from the coding sequence ATGACCGTCCGTCCGCCGCTGACCCCAGGCACGCTCTCCCCGATGCGACAGGTGCCCGCCCACATTCCCCGCCCGGAGTACGTGGGTAAGAAGGGCCCGCAGCAGTGGCGCGGCTCGCACGTGCAGACGCCGGAGACCATCGAGAAGATGCGGATCGCCAGCCGGCTCGCCGCCCAGGCGACACAGCTCGCCGGTGAGCACTGCAAGCCCGGCGTGACCACCGACGAGATCGACCGGCTCGTGCACGAGTTCCTCTGCGACCACGACGCGTACCCGTCGACGCTCGGCTACCGGGGCTACCCCAAGTCCTGCTGCACGAGCGTCAACGAGGTCATCTGCCACGGCATCCCGGACTCCACGGTCCTGACCGACGGCGACATCATCAACGTCGACGTCACCGCGTACATCGGTGGGGTGCACGGCGACACCGACGCCACCTTCTGCGTCGGCGAGGTCAGCGAGGAGGCCCGGCTGCTCGTCGAACGGACCCACGAGGCGATGATGCGCGGCATCCGCGCGGTGGCCCCGGGCCGCCAGATCAACGTGGTGGGCCGGGTCATCGAGTCGTACGCCAAACGGTTCGGCTACGGCGTGGTCCGCGACTTCACCGGCCACGGGATCGGCGAGACCTTCCACAGCGGGCTCTACGTGCCGCACTACGACAGCCCCCGCCCCACCGACATCATGGAGCCGGGGATGACCTTCACCATCGAGCCGATGATCACCCTCGGCACCTACCAGTACGACATGTGGGACGACGGGTGGACAGTGGTCACCAAGGACCGCAGATGGACCGCCCAGTTCGAGCACACGATCGTCGTCACCGACGACGGCCACGAGATCCTGACCCTGCCGTGA
- a CDS encoding STAS domain-containing protein, with protein sequence MDQGEAPPVFSASAEIDGEHLHVVVTGEVDMATADTMLQTALREPARRITLDLRAVTFFDSAAIHALVRLAQQFSGTLTVLPSRQVRRVLEISGLGDQSWLDPV encoded by the coding sequence GTGGATCAAGGGGAGGCACCACCGGTCTTCTCCGCCAGCGCGGAGATCGACGGCGAGCACCTCCACGTGGTGGTGACCGGCGAGGTCGACATGGCGACCGCCGACACGATGCTCCAGACCGCCCTGCGCGAGCCCGCCCGTCGGATCACGCTCGACCTGCGGGCGGTGACCTTCTTCGACTCGGCTGCCATCCACGCCCTGGTCCGGCTCGCCCAGCAGTTCTCCGGCACGCTCACCGTGCTGCCGTCGCGGCAGGTCCGTCGGGTGTTGGAGATCTCCGGCCTGGGCGACCAGAGCTGGCTCGACCCGGTCTGA